In the Sarcophilus harrisii chromosome 3, mSarHar1.11, whole genome shotgun sequence genome, one interval contains:
- the NXPE4 gene encoding NXPE family member 4, protein MLLSRTSNLSAWKLLVMMMYVLAALIILIVSKNFSKFWPKLDFPISIYHCNASRIPLCPKLSIKQTNIDLKINKIKKQLDQLIPHRPFSHVNTTTSAAHSVVRIINPKTTYCTADKLDILLEVRDYLGQRKKYGGDFLRARISSPDLKAGASGKVTDFNNGTYLVSFTLFWEGRISVSLLLIHPSEGVSALWRSRNNGYDKVIFIGYFINGTSQVFTECGLLLNTSAELCQYLDHRDQEAFYCVKPPQVSCDALAQLKSKNREVSYLSILEKSLFNRFNTEMEILNSFDSISVSVCNKQTISLKGKCKPGMWSPVPTGYVWNNTWNLVSCNLSHFYTETQMNVCLKGKLIYILGDSTTRQWMEYFTKNIRTLKSVDLHGFGKLRRQLVVDLERKIYIQWQRHGYPLIGSSSYSAKENEYLARVIDRIAGDKNTIIVFSLGQHFRFFPIDIFIRRAINVHNAIERLFQRSPETRVILKGENTRNINNDPERLSDFHGYVHSLVLKDIFQDLDVSIIDAWDMTIAYGTNDVHPPEYVVENQIKMFLNYIC, encoded by the exons tTCTGGCCTAAACTGGACTTTcccatttctatatatcactgcAATGCTTCAAGGATACCCTTGTGTCCTAAAttatcaatcaaacaaacaaatattgacttgaaaataaacaaaataaaaaaacaactagaCCAGCTCATCCCACACAGGCCATTCTCTCATGTCAACACCACCACAAGTGCAGCCCACAGTGTGGTCAGAATCATCAATCCTAAAACCACTTACTGCACAGCAGATAAGCTAGATATTTTGTTGGAGGTGAGAGACTATttgggacaaagaaaaaaatatggagggGACTTCTTAAGGGCTAGGATTTCTTCTCCAGATCTGAAGGCAGGAGCTTCAGGAAAAGTGACTGATTTCAACAATGGCACCTACCTTGTCAGCTTCACTTTATTCTGGGAAGGcagaatctctgtctctcttctgctTATCCATCCTAGTGAAGGGGTGTCTGCCCTATGGAGATCAAGGAATAATGGCTATGATAAGGTGATTTTCATAGGCTATTTTATCAATGGCACATCCCAGGTCTTCACTGAATGTGGTCTGCTTCTCAATACAAGTGCTGAACTATGCCAGTACCTGGATCACCGAGATCAAGAAGCTTTCTACTGTGTGAAACCTCCACAAGTGTCCTGTGATGCATTGGCCCAACTAAAATCTAAGAATAGGGAAGTTTCCTATCTTAGCATCCTAGAGAAAAGCCTCTTTAACAG gttCAACACAGAGATGGAGATTTTGAACAGTTTTGATTCCATCAGTGTCTCAGTGTGTAACA AGCAAACAATATCATTAAAAGGGAAATGCAAACCTGGGATGTGGTCCCCAGTCCCCACTGGCTATGTCTGGAATAACACATGGAATCTGGTCTCCTGCAATTTGTCTCATTTCTACACTGAGACCCAAATGAATGTTTGCTTGAAGGGAAAGCTCATTTATATCCTGGGAGACTCCACGACCCGTCAGTGGATGGAATACTTCACAAAGAACATCAGAA CACTGAAGTCTGTTGACCTTCATGGATTTGGGAAACTTCGTCGTCAACTTGTTGTGGACTTGGAAAGGAAGATATACATTCAGTGGCAGAGACATGGATACCCTTTGATTGGCTCAAGTAGCTattcagcaaaagaaaatgagtacCTTGCCCGTGTCATTGACAGAATAGCAGGAGACAAAAATACCATTATTGTCTTTTCTCTGGGTCAGCACTTTAGGTTTTTCCCCATTGACATCTTTATCCGACGGGCCATCAATGTCCACAATGCCATTGAGCGTTTATTCCAGAGAAGCCCAGAGACAAGAGTAATCCTCAAGGGTGAAAATACCAGGAATATTAATAATGATCCTGAGCGACTTAGTGACTTTCATGGCTATGTGCACTCTCTGGTTTTGAAAGATATCTTCCAAGATCTTGATGTGAGTATTATTGATGCCTGGGATATGACTATTGCCTATGGTACCAATGATGTCCACCCACCTGAATATGTGGttgaaaatcagattaaaatgttcTTAAACTATATttgctaa